A region of Leptospiraceae bacterium DNA encodes the following proteins:
- a CDS encoding SGNH/GDSL hydrolase family protein produces the protein MKYLSIFVFALYLMFPLKTEASYLSELLEKVGVLSICNFPYLSNLPGMEASCETGSFTKSDLVTLLAGRSIINSHGCSDKSYKPPTKTDNGDKNDIYVSLIGDSLTHYGGDTGKETLWNTYLSNGQFKVTNLGAAGSTSSAWREHFDNCENQTTAQVNQRMQLPPRSIMMIGGNDFHVFKGILQPLWWAVPFRRNQVLNNIERIATHHHKGNNGCGDFDADGTAVAPESCIEGDKAFPTQCYQYSTQNQSRTCPDRNNDGVIDRSDWGRGRLFMLLGNLPAVSLDPTVIPVLNPIFRRFGFYEKPNDNMVENEGNILNAENTLKQLGGILLLYYESMIPFLTRNALISTVINYRDCGKLSPSKVCTDHTWVSRQMFKLQFWENVMAYKRGGIPYIHMYSFFQDPGSNSRGCWWCADKGLWMSGHDAVVFSLDDGIHINHVAGYGKWASVIIPAMEHLKMNEATRTDSIDPPGYEADHGPGCNDQCLIILCYVFKICK, from the coding sequence ATGAAGTATTTGAGTATATTTGTATTTGCGTTATATCTTATGTTTCCTCTCAAAACAGAAGCCAGCTATTTAAGCGAACTACTGGAGAAGGTGGGTGTTTTGAGTATATGCAATTTTCCTTACCTGTCAAATCTGCCCGGAATGGAAGCCAGTTGCGAGACAGGTTCTTTCACCAAGAGTGATTTAGTTACCCTGCTGGCAGGTAGATCGATTATCAACTCGCATGGTTGTTCGGACAAATCCTATAAACCCCCAACGAAAACCGACAACGGAGACAAAAATGATATTTACGTCTCCCTCATAGGCGACAGTCTGACCCACTATGGCGGAGACACCGGTAAAGAAACCCTCTGGAATACCTATCTTTCGAACGGTCAATTTAAGGTTACGAACCTCGGTGCAGCCGGTTCCACTTCCTCTGCCTGGAGAGAACACTTTGATAATTGTGAGAACCAGACTACAGCTCAGGTAAACCAGAGGATGCAGCTTCCACCGAGGAGTATCATGATGATAGGGGGAAATGATTTTCATGTTTTCAAAGGGATTCTGCAACCGCTCTGGTGGGCAGTTCCTTTTCGTCGTAACCAGGTTTTGAACAATATAGAAAGGATAGCGACCCATCACCACAAAGGGAACAACGGTTGCGGTGACTTTGATGCAGATGGTACTGCGGTTGCCCCGGAATCCTGTATTGAAGGGGATAAGGCTTTTCCAACCCAATGCTACCAGTATTCAACACAGAATCAAAGTAGAACCTGTCCGGATAGGAACAATGATGGGGTGATAGACAGGAGTGATTGGGGAAGGGGACGACTTTTTATGCTATTGGGTAACCTGCCGGCTGTTTCTTTAGATCCGACAGTTATACCTGTACTGAACCCGATTTTTAGAAGATTTGGATTTTACGAAAAACCCAATGATAATATGGTAGAGAATGAAGGGAATATACTAAATGCCGAGAATACATTGAAACAGTTGGGGGGAATTCTTCTTCTCTACTATGAGTCTATGATTCCTTTTCTAACAAGAAATGCTCTAATTTCTACTGTTATTAATTATAGAGATTGTGGAAAATTATCTCCATCGAAAGTATGCACAGACCATACCTGGGTCAGTCGACAGATGTTTAAATTACAGTTCTGGGAAAATGTGATGGCATATAAAAGGGGAGGAATCCCTTACATACACATGTATTCGTTTTTTCAGGATCCCGGTTCCAATAGCAGGGGTTGCTGGTGGTGTGCGGATAAAGGCTTATGGATGAGTGGTCATGATGCCGTGGTCTTTAGTCTTGATGATGGAATTCATATAAACCATGTGGCAGGCTATGGAAAATGGGCAAGTGTAATCATCCCGGCAATGGAACATTTAAAAATGAATGAAGCGACAAGAACGGATAGTATAGATCCGCCAGGTTATGAAGCAGATCATGGTCCCGGTTGTAACGATCAGTGTCTTATCATTCTCTGTTACGTCTTTAAAATTTGTAAATAA
- a CDS encoding DUF4382 domain-containing protein — protein MLFFGFACVPIGMKGDKADTELLSLAGASMIMPGTYDVPRDGDGKALIPDDKTYLRIKLQDDPIPPPENKGLVHFVLDYEDISHNIFVSGNSHKEEAEPFDYFTLTVENIEVKPAGKEKLILPAPSSVIKIFEKDKKYAAIFNNLRLEAGDYEYLRVNLYELNGKGKKTENTFHQIKYRDVLYPLNFVKKRIQFMHHFKVEKGKLSTLHSRPTQTKVVHYQQNNAEYRSQVEFEARGYNVHFPIDKIWINMKSISVTKNTGEVYVLNQNPFTFDLLSLRDSAVLLVGNDLLPKGEYLYFKIQLNDGNSIELEYESKPLTITNEYTRSFQIPGPFNLRGGRVTEIILDFDPNLSVYNTLDSGYVMEPTLKVVSILSMTAEQDLRVQNALGEYANTVIKEAEIIFEGRVNSIGCELSNNVRGNQVIYSILSIKVEDTLRGDSSNIEYFPLKMIGGKCQGKVLHVTSMPEFKLNETSIYFLKKYGERYSTVYGDMGKINL, from the coding sequence TTGCTCTTTTTCGGCTTTGCCTGTGTGCCTATTGGGATGAAAGGAGATAAAGCCGATACAGAACTCTTAAGTTTGGCCGGTGCCAGTATGATAATGCCCGGAACTTACGACGTTCCGAGGGACGGGGATGGAAAAGCCCTTATCCCGGACGACAAAACCTACCTGAGGATTAAGTTACAGGATGACCCGATTCCTCCACCTGAAAACAAGGGACTTGTGCATTTTGTTCTCGATTATGAGGACATTTCCCATAATATTTTTGTTTCGGGTAATAGCCATAAAGAAGAAGCGGAGCCATTTGATTACTTTACCCTGACTGTTGAGAACATAGAAGTTAAACCTGCTGGTAAAGAAAAACTTATTCTTCCCGCACCATCATCCGTAATCAAAATATTTGAAAAGGATAAAAAATATGCGGCTATTTTTAATAACCTTCGCCTTGAAGCGGGAGATTATGAATATCTAAGGGTGAATCTCTACGAACTGAATGGTAAAGGAAAGAAAACGGAAAACACTTTCCATCAGATTAAATACAGGGATGTACTTTACCCTTTAAATTTTGTTAAAAAGAGAATACAGTTTATGCACCATTTCAAGGTTGAAAAAGGTAAACTCAGCACACTTCATTCGAGGCCGACTCAAACAAAGGTTGTTCATTATCAGCAAAACAACGCAGAATATCGTTCACAGGTTGAATTTGAAGCAAGAGGCTATAATGTTCATTTCCCTATCGATAAGATCTGGATAAATATGAAGTCTATCTCGGTGACAAAAAATACGGGAGAGGTTTACGTATTGAATCAAAATCCTTTTACTTTTGATTTGCTTTCTTTGAGGGATAGTGCAGTTTTACTTGTGGGCAATGATCTTCTACCGAAGGGAGAATATCTGTATTTTAAAATACAGTTAAATGATGGTAACTCTATAGAACTTGAATATGAATCTAAACCCCTGACGATTACAAACGAGTATACGAGAAGCTTTCAGATTCCAGGGCCTTTTAACCTGCGGGGAGGTCGTGTGACGGAAATCATTCTCGATTTTGACCCGAATCTATCCGTTTATAATACCCTGGATAGTGGTTATGTAATGGAGCCTACACTTAAAGTTGTTTCCATTCTTTCTATGACAGCCGAACAGGATTTGAGGGTTCAAAATGCACTCGGAGAATATGCAAATACTGTAATAAAAGAAGCGGAAATAATATTTGAAGGGAGGGTTAATTCTATAGGATGTGAACTGTCTAATAATGTTCGTGGCAATCAGGTGATTTATAGCATTTTGTCAATCAAAGTAGAAGATACTTTGAGGGGGGACAGTAGCAATATAGAGTATTTTCCATTAAAAATGATTGGAGGAAAATGCCAGGGAAAAGTTTTGCATGTAACCTCTATGCCTGAATTTAAGCTGAATGAGACTTCAATTTATTTCTTAAAGAAATATGGTGAACGGTATAGTACTGTATATGGTGATATGGGTAAAATTAATCTTTGA
- a CDS encoding DUF4469 domain-containing protein: protein MILYNIYETSFRNQSGKYHSRALTLKSHGTEEIVNRMLEGGSTVTKSDIFAVLNDMKRAIQNTIANGERVNIEGFCQFYPLVQGTFEDRYDTFDPSRHKLDVGVKVSSEFKEPIMKAKVEKFRLPKNAPEIFDFNDFKTGESNSRIFPLVIGSLKGRILKLDPETEDEGLFLQNMSDLSYHKVEMISKNNPSELMFLCPAEIAEGVPYRFELRNRVKKLGKLFVTRFFIELTGALN, encoded by the coding sequence ATGATACTTTACAATATATACGAAACCTCTTTCAGAAATCAATCCGGTAAATACCATTCTCGTGCCCTTACCCTGAAAAGCCATGGAACGGAAGAAATCGTAAACCGTATGCTGGAAGGTGGCTCCACTGTGACCAAAAGCGACATCTTCGCCGTTCTCAATGACATGAAACGTGCCATTCAAAATACTATTGCCAACGGAGAAAGGGTCAACATCGAAGGCTTCTGCCAGTTCTATCCCCTCGTTCAGGGCACTTTTGAAGACAGGTATGATACTTTTGACCCTTCAAGGCATAAACTTGATGTTGGAGTAAAGGTATCTTCCGAGTTCAAAGAACCCATAATGAAAGCAAAAGTAGAGAAGTTCCGTTTACCCAAAAATGCACCGGAAATATTCGACTTCAATGACTTTAAAACGGGTGAAAGCAATTCTCGCATTTTTCCACTTGTTATAGGTTCCTTAAAGGGTAGGATACTAAAGCTTGACCCGGAAACTGAGGATGAAGGACTCTTTTTACAGAACATGTCCGATTTGAGCTATCATAAAGTTGAAATGATTTCAAAGAATAATCCTTCAGAACTCATGTTTCTCTGCCCCGCAGAAATTGCGGAAGGTGTTCCTTACCGTTTCGAACTGAGAAATCGTGTTAAAAAATTAGGTAAATTGTTTGTAACAAGGTTTTTTATCGAACTAACCGGCGCGCTTAACTGA
- a CDS encoding Uma2 family endonuclease yields MSDFLQPVSLESLLRNKDFIIIGEQILFFDKETGQYVITQISSDKRFTADDYAKLPYRAPYQLIEGELVFMASPYLNHQIISSKLVTLLNIYILKEKLGTLCHAPMDVHLDEENIYQPDILFVSIKRSSILSKFIFGAPDFVLEIISKSTENKDRNEKMRNYGKFGVDEYWIVNLKKENIEVYHNQIGIMIHQKTAEKGDSITSRAIKGFTLNVGDVFA; encoded by the coding sequence ATGAGCGATTTTTTACAGCCGGTAAGCCTTGAAAGTCTCCTAAGGAATAAGGACTTTATCATTATTGGTGAACAGATTCTATTCTTTGATAAAGAAACCGGGCAATATGTCATCACGCAGATCAGTTCTGATAAACGATTCACAGCAGATGATTATGCCAAACTACCCTACCGCGCACCTTACCAGCTCATAGAAGGAGAACTTGTTTTTATGGCTTCACCCTACCTGAATCATCAGATTATTTCTTCCAAGCTAGTAACCTTATTAAATATTTATATCTTAAAAGAAAAATTGGGTACACTATGCCATGCACCTATGGATGTTCATCTGGATGAAGAAAATATCTATCAACCGGATATACTCTTTGTTTCCATCAAACGTTCTTCTATATTGAGTAAATTTATCTTTGGAGCACCGGACTTTGTTCTCGAAATCATTTCTAAATCCACAGAAAACAAAGACAGAAATGAAAAGATGCGCAACTACGGCAAATTCGGTGTAGATGAATACTGGATAGTAAACCTGAAAAAAGAAAACATCGAAGTCTATCACAACCAGATAGGAATTATGATTCACCAAAAAACAGCAGAAAAAGGAGATAGTATCACATCCAGAGCCATTAAAGGATTCACATTAAATGTGGGAGATGTGTTTGCTTAG